The window TAACAAATATAGTAATGCAAATCATTTTTGGGGTTATCTTTCATTTTATAGGCGGCTTTGCTTCCGGTAGTTTTTACATACCTTATAAAAAGGTAAAAGGCTGGGCCTGGGAAAGCTTCTGGATAGTAGGTGGGATATTCTCCTGGCTAATAGTACCGCCATTGGCCGCCTGGTTAACCATACCACATTTTTTTGATATTATAAAAGGTACCAGCGGGCATATACTTGCCTATACATACATGTTTGGTGTACTTTGGGGTATAGGTGGTTTAACTTATGGCTTGGGTGTACGCTACTTAGGTGTATCGTTAGGTAGCACTATTATATTAGGACTATGCTCTATATTCGGTGCACTAGTACCATCTGTATATTACCAGTTTAATCCTAAAGCTGGTAAGGACACTATTGAAGTATTAGCTACTACCGATTGGGGACGATTGGTGCTAATTGGTATTGCGGTTTGCGTGTTGGGTATTATTATATGCGGTAGGGCAGGTTCATTAAAAGAAAAGGAACTTTCTAAAGACCGCGAAGTAGCCACCAACAACACCGAATACAAATTTGGCCTGGGCATTATTGTAGCCATCATATCAGGTGTGCTTAGTGCCTGCTTTGCTTTCGGTATTGATGCCGGTAAAGAAATGGCTAACACTGCTGATGCGGCCTGGAAAGCTATCCATCCTAACGAGGGTAACTTCCTTTACCAAAACAATGTGACCTATGTAGTAATTTTATGGGGCGGTTTAACCACCAACTTTATTTGGTGTATGATATTGAATGCCCGTAATAAAACATTTGGCAATTATACAGATAACAAAACACCATTATTCAAAAACTACCTGTTCTCGGCTTTGGCTGGTACAACATGGTTCCTGCAATTCTTTTTCTATGGTATGGGCGAAAGCCGTTTGGGTAATGGCG of the Mucilaginibacter boryungensis genome contains:
- the rhaT gene encoding L-rhamnose/proton symporter RhaT, giving the protein MQIIFGVIFHFIGGFASGSFYIPYKKVKGWAWESFWIVGGIFSWLIVPPLAAWLTIPHFFDIIKGTSGHILAYTYMFGVLWGIGGLTYGLGVRYLGVSLGSTIILGLCSIFGALVPSVYYQFNPKAGKDTIEVLATTDWGRLVLIGIAVCVLGIIICGRAGSLKEKELSKDREVATNNTEYKFGLGIIVAIISGVLSACFAFGIDAGKEMANTADAAWKAIHPNEGNFLYQNNVTYVVILWGGLTTNFIWCMILNARNKTFGNYTDNKTPLFKNYLFSALAGTTWFLQFFFYGMGESRLGNGASSWILHMAFIILVANMWGLLLKEWKGVSKKAFTTVIVGIATIILSVIIVGKGNKLKDDEAKAKQVVKVSNLIK